One Rhizoctonia solani chromosome 2, complete sequence DNA segment encodes these proteins:
- a CDS encoding Retrotransposable element Tf2 protein, translating into MSWLKKHNPQISWEKHTLVFNSSYCSNNCLSVPTVLELKAVEEIPLPYQEFSRVFSEEESSKLPPHRPYDIAIELLPDAKPRHGPIYSLGPKEDAELRETIEKQLKAGLIRPSKSPMASPILFVKKKNGKLRIMTKKNAYPLPLPQNLIEKLQGAKIFSKFDLRAGYNLVQIKEGDEWKTAFKTKYGLFEYLVMPFGLTNAPAAFQDMMNKIFRDLLDDNDLFCNIEKCHFHVKKIDYLGFIISEFGIEVDQSKVTDALNWSTPKNVKNIQEFLGFVNFYRRFIPNFGNMAQPLYNLLKKDSNWRWESAEQQSFDGLKKCLTSAPLLLQPDTTRQFYVECNALDYATGAILSQRNSEGKLAPVAYLSKSLSPAEKNYNIFDKELLAVIRAFKEWRHLLEGSELPVQVLTDHKNLEYFSTSQSLNKRQIRWANFLVDYNFQIIYRPGAQNKKADILSQRYDLVPLEGGVENQVLLKPELFIASITPDQEINNLIGKAIYEDNRLKEILHKLQGKEKVTDWELKEGLLWHQGKIFVPKDNTIRNLILESRHDALAAGHPGQARTLELVSRNYYWPSMKKFVNSYVSHCETYSQTPLGRYCLHMIVGLPISEGFDAILTVIDQFSKMVHFIPTQSTASAIDIANLFITYIWKLHGLPRSWTLNPHILQPTIQTDGQTEQIQREAEIFIQMFGNHRQSDWVSLLPLAKFALNNLKQSSTGKSPFQICYGLNPQFSFLEKGYDEVKAALSLAQERMKYFYNQRHRKEEGIQVGDKVWLSHQNISTNRPSIKLSHKKLGPYLVVEKIGLHAYKLQLPHTMRIHPVFHINLLTKFHPDPHGRDPPQPAPIITEEGEEEYEVERIVDSKWKGRGKSKKLWYLVKWKGYDKEATRGNQWIMWVTLRKP; encoded by the exons gtcatggcttaaaaagcacaatccccaaatCTCGTGGGAAAAGCACACACTTGTCTTCAACTCATCCTATTGTTCCAATAATTGTCTATCTGTACCTACGGTCTtagaactcaaggcagtagaagaaatacCACTTCCATACCAGGAATTCTCTAGGGTGTTTTCAGAAGAAGAATCCTCAAAACTGCCACCTCACCGCCCATATGACATTGCTATTGAGTTACTCCCTGATGCAAAACCCCGACACGGCCCCATTTACAGCCTAGGTCCAAAGGAAGACGCCGAACTAAGGGAAACCATTGAAAAACAGCTTAAAGCAGGTCTGATCCGCCCATCCAAATCTCCCATGGCATCTCCAatattatttgtcaaaaagaagaACGGGAAATTACGCAT catgaccaagaaaaacgctTACCCCCTACCCTTGCCACAAAACCTTATTGAGAAACTACAAGGTGCTAAGAtctttagtaaatttgatcttaGGGCAGGCTACAACTTAGTCCAAATTAAAGAaggcgatgaatggaaaaccgctttcAAAACTAAATACGGAttatttgaatacttggttatgccttttggattgaCAAATGCGCCAGCAGCCTTTCAGGACATGATGAACAAAATATTCAGAGATCTCTTGGAC GATAATGACCTTTTTTGCAATATTGagaaatgccatttccacgtcaagaAAATTGATTATCTAGGGTTTATCATATCTGAATTCGGTATAGAAGTTGATCAATCAAAAGTCACAGACGCCTTAaattggtcaacacctaagaatgtcaaaaacatccaagaattcttaggatttgtgaacttcTATAGACGGTTTATCCCTAACTttggaaatatggcacaaccACTGTACAATTTGCTCAAGAAAGATAGTAATTGGAGATGGGAATCAGCAGAACAACAATCTTTTGACGGCCTTAAAAAATGTCTTACTTCAGCGCCCTTGCTTTTACAACCTGACACCACAAGACAATTTTATGTGGAATGCAACGCATTGGATTATGCCACTGGAGCAATACTATCCCAACGCAACTCTGAAGGGAAATTGGCTCCAGTAGCCTATCTGTCCAAATCCTTATCCCCTGCCGAAAAAAATTACaatatctttgacaaggaactgtTGGCGGTCATTAGAgcatttaaagaatggcgccatttgTTAGAAGGATCTGAATTGCCGGTCCAAGTTCTGACGGATCATAAGAACTTGGAGTACTTTTCCACATCTCAATCTTTAAATAAACGGCAAATTAGATGGGCCAATTTCCTAGTTGATTACAATTTCCAGATCATTTACAGGCCCGGAGCGCAGAATAAAAAAGCTGATATCCTCTCGCAACGCTACGATTTAGTGCCCCTTGAAGgaggggtagagaaccaagttctcctgaaaccggaacttttCATTGCATCAATCACTCcggatcaggaaatcaaCAATCTAATTGGCAAAGCCATTTATGAAGATAACCGTCTGAAAGAAATCCTACACAAACTTCAGGGCAAGGAAAAGGTCACAGATTGGGAACTAAAGGAAGGATTACTATGGCATCAAGGgaaaatctttgtacctaAGGACAATACTATTAGAAACCTTATCTTGGAATCTAGGCACGACGCATTAGCTGCGGGACATCCGGGACAAGCCAGAACTTTGGAACTTGTCTCAAGgaattactattggccatccatgaaaaagtttgtcaactCCTATGTCAGCCATTGTGAAACCT ATTCCCAAACGCCCTTGGGAAGATATTGCCTACacatgattgtaggactACCAATCTCAGAAGggtttgatgccatcctcACTGTCATTGACCaattctcaaaaatggttcaCTTCATTCCCACTCAGTCCACGGCATCAGCTATTGATATTGCCAATCTCTTTATCACATATATATGGAAATTACACGGTCTTCCCAGAA gctggacattAAACCCACATATtctacagcctaccatccaaacagatggacagacagaacaaaTACAACGGGAGGCCGAAATTTTCATCCAAATGTTTGGAAACCACCGCCAATCAGACTGGGTATCCCTACTGCCGTTAGCCAAGTTTGCGCTCAACAATCTCAAACAATCCTCCACGGGTAAATCTCCATTCCAGATATGTTATGGACTAAACCCCCAATTCTCT TTTTTGGAAAAAGGCTATGATGAGGTTAAGGCAGCACTGTCATTAGCACAAGAACGAATGAAATACTTCTACAATCAAAGGCATAGGAAAGAAGAAGGAATCCAAGTAGGGGACAAGGTCTGGTTGAGCCACCAAAATATATCCACCAATagaccatccatcaaacTTAGCCATAAAAAGCTAGGACCTTACTTGGTAGTGGAAAAAATTGGATTGCATGCATATAAACTACAACTACCCCAtaccatgcgcatacatccagtcttTCACATTAATCTTCTAACAAAAttccatcctgaccctcatggacgcgaccctcctcaacctgcacctattattacagaagaaggtgaggaagaatatgaagttgAAAGAATTGTGGacagcaaatggaaagggcgtggcaaatcaaagaaactctggtatttagtcaagtggaagggatacgacAAGGAAGCAACTCGTGGGAACCAGTGGATAATGTGGGTAACGCTCAGGAAGCCATAA
- a CDS encoding Retrotransposon-derived protein PEG10, which yields MMEAGGAWAHPHLDQLGSHRAIIQSVDDFKIEFLAAFGDPDATRAAERKITSLTQTGTCAKYITKFCCKWNSTGTMPHSIATRERQPRTLRELQDASLIIDNALREERASHPQQGNKPGKSSTTPNWGASTGQQATKTGPLSSNPNYVLEEERNRRCAEGLCVKCGKAGHKFAKCRTSWKATPKEDKGKAKETAKLGKDSEYQLGKE from the exons ATGATGGAGGCCGGCGGAGCTTGGGCTCACCCCCATctggaccaactagggtcccatcGTGCAATCATCCAATCCGTGGAtgatttcaaaattgaattCTTGGCTGCCTTTGGAGATCCGGATGCAACCAGAGCAGCGGAACGGAAGATTACTTCCCTTACTCAAACCGGCACCTGTGCCAAATATATTACCAAGTTCtgctgcaaatggaactcAACTGGAACAATGCCGCACTCC ATTGCCACGAGGGAGAGGCAACCCCGTACCCTGAGGGAGCTGCAAGACGCTTCCCTCAtaattgacaacgccctccgtgaggagagagccagccacccgcaacaGGGTAATAAGCCTGGCAAATCCTCAACCACCCCCAACTggggggcaagtactggccaacaggccaccaaaactggtcccctctcctccaatcccaactacgtcttggaggaagaacgcaaccgccGTTGTGCAGAAGGcctctgtgtcaagtgcggaaAAGCCGGACACAAATTTGCCAAGTGCAGGACcagctggaaggctacccccaaggaggataaggggaaagccaaagAGACCGCCAAATTAggcaaagactctgagtaccaattgggaaaagagtaa
- a CDS encoding Retrotransposable element Tf2 protein codes for MLDGSSPQAGKIWKKTTLTFSLDNKQMTKTFLICNTGSHATILGLKWLDAHNPEIDWNLRTLSFPHIPPEHVAIAKEEEANKNPLEGVPSKYHKYAKVFGEEEFNKLLPHRHYDIGIELTEEGPLNSPLYSMTDAESATLKDWLRDKLKAGKIRPSKSSISSPVMFVPKKDGSRRLVVDYRA; via the coding sequence atgctcgatgggtcaagcccccaggctggcaaaatctggaagaaaaCCActctaaccttctcccttgataacaaacaaatgaccaagaccttcctgatttgcaatacagggtctcacgccactatcttgggattgaaatggctagATGCAcacaacccagaaattgattggaacttgCGTAcactctcctttccccacaTACCACcggaacacgtggccattgccaaagaggaagaagccaacaaaaacccccttgaaggagtcccctccaagtaccacaaatatgccaaggtatttggagaggaggaattcaacaagcttctcCCTCACAggcattatgacattggAATAGAGCTCACAGAAGAGGGTCCCTTGAACTCTCCCTTGTACAGCATGACAGACGCCGAATCTGCCAccctcaaggattggctcagggacaagctcaaggctggaaagatccgccccagcaaatcatccatcagttccccggtcatgtttgtcccaaagaaggatggttcccgccgtttggttgttgactaccgtgcctga
- a CDS encoding Retrotransposable element Tf2 protein produces the protein MAQLRGAKVFTKLDLRWGYNNVRVKEGDKWKTAFRTKYGLYKSLHFMNELFKDLLDVCVIIYLDDILIYSKDDASHTQHVHEVLWRLLDNQLFCKASKYKGFSLDKLKIQAVQEWPTPSKVKEVQLFLGFANFLRRFVANFSHMARPLHNLVKKDTPWKWDIKEQEAFQGLKDTITNAPVLCHTDPSKPQRQEDSCLHPLGFLSESFKGAKQNYDTHDKELLAIIRSFEYWRIFLEESRTFNQRHTRWHLLLAGYNFQIVYRPGKQSGKPDALSRQADHANIPPKPQSMLPEPVFANIALITPEKELQRQIELSLDQDESLEEILQFLQNKSKAPPSIKRAFKDYKMEAGLLFYQGQIVVPDVGTLRTDLLASSTTAPWQDIQGDSTP, from the exons atggcccagctccgcggcgccaaggtcttcaccaaattaGACCtcagatggggttacaacaacgtccgtgtcaaggagggtgacaagtggaaaactgccttccgCACAAAGTACGGCCTTTACAAGTCCCTG cattttatgaacgaattgttcaaggacttactggatgtatgcgtcatcatatacttagatgacatcctgatttactccaaggatgacgcatcccacactcaACACGTCCATGAGGTCCTATGGCGCTTATTAGataaccaactgttctgcaaagcGTCAAAAT ACAAAGGCTTTAGtctggacaagctcaagatccaagcGGTTCAGGAATGGCCCACACCCAGtaaggttaaagaagtccaattgttcctagggtttgccaacttcctccgccgttttgttgccaactttagccacatggctaggccattacacaacctagtcaagaaagacacgccttggaaatgggacatcaaggaacaagaagcttttCAGGGATTGAAAGAcaccatcaccaacgccccggtcCTTTGCCACACTGACCCATCCAAACC CCAAAGACAGGAAGACAGTTGCTTACATCCGCTAGGGTTCCTATCAGAGtccttcaaaggtgccaaacaaaactatgacacccacgataaaGAGCTGCTggcaatcatccgctcctttgagtactggcgcatattcctagAAG AATCCCGCACCTTCAACCAACGCCACACACGAtggcacttactccttgcaggatataacttccagattgtgtacagaccagggaaacagtccgggaaaccagatgcattGTCACGACAAGCGGATCACGCCAATATTCCCCCCAAACCTCAATCCATGCTCCCAGAAccagtctttgccaacatcGCCCTGATAACGCCGGAAAAGGAATTACAACGCCAAATTGAGTTGTCCTTAGACCAAGAtgagtccctggaggaaatactccagttcctacaaaacaaatccaaagcacccccttccatcaaacgcgcgtttAAAGATTACAAGATGGAAGCCGGcttactcttctaccaaggacagaTCGTAGTCCCTGAtgttggaacactgaggaCGGACCTACTcgcatcttccacaacagccccttggcaggacatccagggaGACAGCACACCCTag
- a CDS encoding integrase core domain protein, with protein MLYDMIVDLPKDGNNDSILVIVDSFTKYVILVECSKKLKAPELADLFLRHIWKRYGMPEKTVSDRGRVFNNKFLKALYQRLGIDPHFSSAYHPQSDGQTERVNPTVEHFLRAYSGVNQRDWVKWLPMAEFAYNNAVHSSTGKTPFKALYGWEPSLTPSNVPTDVPEADNLATQMEAQWQEIEAVLWQSKTCMVAGETGEPLKFEVGEEAWLDAKNVKLKTLSPKLTKQRLGPFKSIRLELPPTMRIHNVFYVGLLSKVKRDKKRSFKNRPPPVTVDGEEEYKVEGITDMEERDRKWFFRVKWKGYGSEENTWEPRENLKNAKKILEKFKKEMKKKALSAAKALRGGAVCRHS; from the exons ATGTTGTATgatatgatagtagacctgcccaAAGATGGAAACAATGACTCTATCCTAGTCATCGTGGATAGCTTTACCAAATATGTCATTCTGGTAGAGTGCTCTAAGAAACTCAAAGCCCCGGAATTAGCAGACCTATTTCTACGCCACATATGGAAACGctacggcatgcctgagaagacagtatCAGACCGCGGACGGGTTTTTAACAACAAGTTCCTAAAAGCCCTGTACCAACGCTTagggatagacccccacttctcctcagcctaccacccgcAAAGTGACGGGCAGACGGAGCGCGTAAATCCCACGGTTGAACACTTCTTGCGGGCCTATTCAGGAGTaaaccaaagggactgggtcaaatggctaccaatggcggagtttgcctacaacaacgcggtGCATAGTTCAACAGGCAAAACTCCTTTTAAAGCACTATACGGTTGGGAACCCTCCTTGACCCCAAGTAACGTTccaacagacgtccctgaggcagacaACTTGGCAACCcaaatggaggcacaatggcaGGAAATAGAGGCTGTGCTctggcaatcaaagacatgcatggtagccggagaaacaggagaaccactcaaatttgaagttggggaagaagcctggctagacgccaaaaacgtgaagCTAAAAACCCTGAGCCCTAAGCTGAccaaacaacgcctaggccccttcaag AGCATACGGCTAGAACTCCCGCcaacaatgagaatccacaatgtcttctatgtgggtcttctgtcaaaagtcaaaagggacaaaaagcgcagCTTCAAGAACCGGCCTCCAcctgtcaccgtggatggagaagaagaatacaaggtcgaagggatcacagacatggaagaaagggacaggaaatggttttttagggtaaaatggaaaggctacggatcagaggagaatacctgggaaccaagggaaaacctcaagaacgccaaaaaaatcctagaaaaaTTCAAAaaggaaatgaaaaagaaggccctcagcgctgccaaggcccttagagggggggcagtgtgtagacacagttga
- a CDS encoding Retrotransposable element Tf2 protein: protein MNNYPADPLKTLIDSGATSNFISPSIVEKYKIPKTQLKNPRVVRMLDGTISQTGRIWHQVQLAVLANGHPHTIPFLVCPIGNNPAILGMTWLTAEAPLIDWQQGLVTFPEQIQIASEEEADSDPLVDLPPQYHEFAKVFGEEEFKVLPPHREYNISIDLIPDAKLTPGPIYGMTDAESKALKQHIDEELATGKIRPSTSSTGAPVMFVKKADGSLRLVVDYRKLNDVTHKNVYPLPRQDDLMAKLRHAKIFTKLDLRWGYNNVRIKEGDEWKTAFRTKYGLFEYLVMPFGLTNAPAAFQHFMNDLFRDLIDVNVVIYLDDILIFSEKPEDHPAHLSKCHFHVNTVDYLGIVISPAGFSMDQKKIKAVTSWPQPKTVKQVQAFLGFVNYLRWFIPNFSSVARPLHNLTKKETPWSWGNPEEAAFQELKLLVTQSPVLVHSNPDLPYYLETDASGVAMGAILSQRVAYMSKSFSGAKANYDTHNKELLAIIKALEEWRIFLEATDRPIQVFTDHQTWSTGCRHEPSIVDTPVRKTRCSIQKMDYTDEPREPEVMLPAELREDPSLDQIIQFLTEDADNAPPSIQKAYEIMTGRKTSYGIAENWTTENPGTPQRNYWWPGMKSSAKEWVECCPTCQANRRAHNPVIALKPLEVPPFPFHTISYDFITGFPKSEGHDAILVVIDSFSKLGHFIPTSKKVSAKGLADLFISHIWKLHGLPGSLPTIGNQTFLLLAYHPESDGQTERVNQFIEFYLRSYVAADHSDWVKWLPLAEYAYNNAKHSATGKTPFELIYGRNPIMNPSNIPANVPEADLVADTLAREWKEAKAALRMSKERMARDKGTVPEYSIGEKVWLDGRNVELRTNSNKLDPKRLGPFEVLEKVSSHAYRLKLPETLKIHNVFYVGLLSRVHVSPSQPFPERPPPETIEGEEEYEVEQIIDSKRQRGKWFYLIKWKGYGPEDNSWEPEELLEHSQEEIQRFNKSRLKKARDSAKSL from the exons ATGAACAACTACCCGGCAGACCCTCTaaaaaccctcattgactctggAGCCACATCGAACTTCATCTCTCCctcgattgtggaaaaatataaaatcccaaaaacccaactcaaaaatccacgagttgtgagaatgttagatggtactatctcccagactggtcgcatttggcaccaggtgcaactcgcggtcttggccaatggccacccccacactatcccatttcttgtttgccccattggcaacaacCCGGCAATcttaggcatgacatggttaacggcagaagctcctcttattgattggcaacagggactagtcacattccctgaacaaattCAGATTgcctccgaggaagaagcagactcGGACCCATTAGTAGACcttccccctcagtaccacgagtttgctaaagtctttggtgaagaagaatttaaggtcctccctccacatagggagtacaacatctctatagaccttattccagatgccaaactaaCCCCTGGTcccatatacggcatgactgatgcggaATCTAAAGCgctcaaacaacacattgacgaggAGTTAgccacaggcaagatccgccctagtacttcctcaacaggcgccccggtcatgtttgtaaagaaggcagatggatctcttaggctggttgtggactACCGAAAGCTCAATGATGTAACCCACAAGAACGTATACCCGCTTCCAAGacaggatgacctcatggcaaagTTAAGACATGCCAAGATATTTACAAAGCTCGACctacgctggggttacaataatgtcaggatcaaggaaggggatgaatggaagacagcgtTCAGGACTAAATACGGGCTGTTTGAGTATctggtcatgccttttggcctcaccaacgccccagccgccttccagcattttatgaatgatctattcagggacctgatTGACGTAAATGTGGTTATCTATCTAGAcgacatcctcatcttctctgAAAAACCAGAAGACCACCCAGCCCAT CTGTCCAAGTGCCATTTTCACGTCAATACGGTAGATTACTTGGGTATTGTCATATCACCTgccggcttctccatggaccagaaaaaGATCAAGgcagtcacgtcatggccacAACCCAAGACAGTTAAACAGGTTCAGGctttcctagggtttgtAAATTACCTCCGCtggttcatccccaactttagcTCCGTTGCGCGCCCCCTGCAtaatctcaccaaaaaggaaaccccttggtcatggggtaacccaGAAGAAGCCGCATTCCAGGAACTAAAGCTCCTTGTCACCCAATCACCAGTCCTTGTCCATTCCAACCCGGATCTACCCtattaccttgaaacagacgcatcaggggtagcaatgggagccatactcagtcaacgag TGGCatacatgtccaagtccttctccGGCGCCAaagctaattatgacacACACAATAAAGAATTATTGGCAATCATTAAGgcactggaggaatggcgaaTCTTCTTAGAAGCAACGGATAGACCCATTCAGGTGTTCACTGACCATcaaacctggagtactggatgcaggcacgaaCCTTCAATTGTAGACACGCCCg tccggaaaaccagatgctcTATCCAGAAGATGGACTACACGGATGAGCCGAGAGAACCAGAGGTCATGCTCCCAGCAGAA TTGAGGGAAGACCCTTCCCTGGACcagatcatccaattcctgacagaagatgcagaTAATGCGCCTCCCTCCATCCAAAAGGCCTATgagattatgactgggaggaagacctctTATGGTATCGCGGAAAATTG gacaacAGAGAACCCTGGAACTCCTCAGCgaaactactggtggccaggcatgaagtcatccgccaaggaatgggtggaatgctgcCCCACTTGTCAAGCCAATCGTCGCGCACATAACCCGGTCATagccctaaaacccttagaagttcccccctttccatttcacaccatctcctatgacttcatcacgggttttcccaagtcagaagGACATGACGCAATCCtggtagtcattgactcGTTCTCCAAACtaggccacttcatccctaccTCAAAAAAGGTTTCAGCAAAAGGCCTGGCTGATCTCTTTATCTCCCACATTTGGAAACTTCATGGGCTCCCT GGCTCTCTACCAACGATTGGGAATCAAACCTTCCTTCTCCTGGCCTATCACCCTGAATCAGACGGCCAAACGGAACGTGTCAACCAATttattgagttctacctaaggTCTTATGTAGCAGCGGATCATTCAGATTGGGTTAAGTGGTTACCACTTGCGGAGTAtgcctataacaacgccaagcaCTCAGCTACTGGAAAAACCCCATTCGAGTTGATTTATGGCAGAAACCCAATCATGAACCCGTCAAACATCCCTgcaaacgtcccagaagcagacctcgTGGCAGATACCCTAGccagggaatggaaggaagccaaGGCAGCCCttagaatgagcaaggaacgAATGGCAAGGGATAAAGGAACAGTCCCGGAATATTCAATAGGAGAAAAAGTCTGGTTAGATGGAAGAAACGTAGAACTTAggacaaattccaacaagTTAGACCCCAAGCGACTAGGTCCTTTTGAGGTATTAGAAAAGGTATCCAGtcacgcgtaccgcctcaaacTACCGGAAACccttaaaatccacaacgtattctatgtgggattGTTATCCAGGGTACACGTatccccaagccaaccatttccagaaaggccccctcctgaaacaatagaaggggaagaagagtatgaggtggaacaaatcattgactccaaaagacaacggggaaaatggttctacctgatcaaatggaagggttatggcccggaagacaactcctgggaaccagaagaactcctagagcacagccaggaggagatccaacgcttcaacaagtcgcgactgaaaaaggctcgtgactccgccaagagcctttaa
- a CDS encoding Retrotransposon-derived protein PEG10, whose amino-acid sequence MELSTLEDGEPSSDLPFRGSQLPTTHLQTISHSAKPARNGTRAVHWRSPEAIQALSTQVGSLQDQIKSQGKQITQLTALCKETNNLVGDKDQGGAQTKPGPLTGPTTPPTHTGGEAHTPATIRPGLKAPFQPSRGTGFDLEDEEEPRPPKKEPTGTPRRHLGSLTPFNAGSSVKRPKMDLPDPYKGDTRGRKATHRRLGSSHYWDHHQGQGNPPTTIQALTAKFKEAFADPNAKQLPLEKLRLSPKQPPPPSTSRSSAISWRNWTGTRRPTLRSSRGASIGRSRNCYQPRIVFPMNSRRFSASIKIDNIRRKNEENRPKKTPAKSPATVATTSTTTTQRVRLSEDPNYVTPEERDCRRASGLCVKCGQKGHGIKQCPNGWKATIKEVAKVAEDESGKE is encoded by the exons ATGGAGCTGTCCACTTTGGAAGATGGAGAGCCAAGCAGTGAT TTGCCGTTCCGTGGCAGccaactcccaaccacccacttgcaaaccatctcccactccgcgaaacctgcccggaatggaaccagagccgtccattGGCGCTCTCCTgaggctatccaagccctctccacacaagttgggtccctccaggaccaaatcaagtctcaaggcaagcaaatcactcagctcaccgccttatgcaaggagaccaacaacctcgttggagacaaggaccagggcggagcccaaacaaagcctggcccattgactgggcctaccACTCCTCCCACTCACACgggaggagaagcccacactccagcaacgattaggcctggactcaaggctcCCTTCCAAccatcaaggggcacaggttttgacttggaagacgaggaagaaccaagacctcccaaaaaggagcctacaggaacgcctagaaggcactTGGGGTCTCTCACCCCTTTCAATGCAGGGTCCAGTGTAAAGCGGCcaaagatggacctcccagacCCCTATAAGGGTGATACTaggggacgcaaggccactca CCGCCGATTGGGCTCTTCCCATTATTgggaccatcatcaagggcaaggcaacccccccaccaccatccaggccttaacggccaagtTCAAAGAAGCATTTGCCGATCCCAACGCCAAGCAGCTGCCGCTAGAAAAATTGCGGCTCTCTCCCAAacaaccaccacctccgagtacgtcacggagttctgcaatctcatggcggaattggactggaacaaggaggcctacattgcgcagttcacgcgggGCCTCcattggaaggtcaaggaactgctatcaaccaaggatagtaTTCCCAATGAACTCGAGGCGATTTTCGGCCTCTATTAAGATTGACAACATTcgccgcaaaaatgaggagaaccgtcCCAAAAAGACACCCGCCAaatccccggccaccgtggctaccacttccaccactaccacccaacgggtccgcctctcAGAGGACCCAAATTATGTcacaccggaagaaagggattgccgccgcgcgtctggcctttgtgtcaagtgcggccagaAGGGACACggaatcaaacaatgccccaacggatggaaggccacaatcaaggaagtGGCTAAGGTAGCAGAGGATGAATCAGGAAAAGAGTAG